A DNA window from Phycisphaerae bacterium contains the following coding sequences:
- a CDS encoding VCBS repeat-containing protein, with product MKALRTHLIILVPLVGLTPGCSPDSGGTGILDGLFNLGKNGHQIDPLLEATAGASAVAKGDFNNDGLMDLVSVSSENQPVQLHLLNSQGAFDLLSIAGGGPLAIMNDVDVADFNRDGKLDIAVLVKDTGFVPPKDVDMPSAVILLIQGADPLNPSNWIWVAPPLGCHVNPQNPECGMFLSSDQTGPTDLEIGDFNNDGLPDFVIAANGPKPKGADAQAPHTFVLVYLNPGINSAANPAAWNPLVADSDVLTYSDLAVADMDNDGDMDIVAAVPEAKTWNLHWLRNENNGTTWTSVLIGEQTGGADYIDVGDINEDGSPDVVVAGSAYSLIQWFRSPGPANLAPSAPQVPWYVYNIGLISDIEVDGQSQTIEFNQLRVLDLDSDGEVEVFVTGDGYAYEFQRTANLFNPWTGTALFKADPEGVLGRCAFHDYTGNGWLDILVPVDRDGLTLDGVYLFAR from the coding sequence ATGAAGGCTTTGCGCACGCATCTTATCATTCTGGTGCCGCTGGTCGGGCTGACGCCGGGCTGCTCGCCCGATTCCGGGGGAACCGGCATTCTGGACGGGCTCTTCAATCTCGGCAAGAACGGCCACCAGATTGACCCGCTGCTGGAAGCGACCGCCGGAGCCTCGGCGGTGGCCAAGGGCGACTTCAACAATGACGGCCTCATGGACCTGGTCTCGGTGTCGTCCGAGAACCAGCCTGTTCAGCTTCATTTGTTGAACAGCCAGGGAGCCTTCGACCTGTTGTCGATCGCCGGCGGCGGCCCGCTGGCGATCATGAATGACGTTGACGTGGCGGACTTCAACCGGGACGGGAAGCTTGATATTGCCGTCCTGGTCAAGGACACGGGTTTTGTACCACCCAAGGACGTAGATATGCCCTCCGCAGTCATTCTACTCATTCAGGGCGCTGACCCGCTCAATCCATCCAATTGGATCTGGGTCGCGCCACCCTTGGGCTGCCACGTTAACCCGCAGAACCCGGAATGCGGGATGTTTTTGAGCTCCGACCAGACGGGCCCGACGGACCTGGAAATCGGAGACTTCAATAACGACGGTTTGCCGGACTTCGTCATTGCGGCGAACGGGCCCAAACCGAAGGGCGCCGATGCGCAGGCTCCCCACACCTTTGTGCTCGTGTATCTCAATCCTGGAATCAACAGTGCGGCCAATCCGGCCGCATGGAATCCCCTGGTGGCCGACAGCGACGTACTGACTTACTCCGACCTGGCGGTCGCCGACATGGACAACGACGGAGATATGGATATCGTGGCGGCGGTGCCGGAAGCGAAGACATGGAACCTCCACTGGCTCCGAAATGAGAACAACGGAACCACCTGGACATCGGTGCTGATCGGCGAGCAGACAGGCGGCGCAGACTACATTGACGTCGGCGACATCAACGAAGACGGCTCGCCCGATGTGGTGGTGGCCGGCAGCGCCTACTCGCTGATCCAATGGTTCCGCAGTCCCGGACCGGCCAATCTCGCTCCGAGCGCGCCGCAGGTGCCGTGGTACGTGTACAACATCGGTCTGATCAGCGACATCGAGGTCGACGGGCAGTCGCAGACCATCGAATTCAATCAGCTCCGCGTACTCGACCTGGACAGCGACGGAGAGGTTGAGGTCTTCGTAACCGGCGACGGCTATGCCTATGAGTTCCAGCGGACCGCCAACCTCTTCAATCCGTGGACAGGCACTGCGCTCTTCAAGGCCGATCCTGAGGGCGTGTTGGGCCGGTGTGCGTTTCATGACTACACGGGAAACGGCTGGTTGGACATCCTTGTGCCGGTCGACCGCGACGGATTAACCCTGGACGGCGTCTATCTGTTTGCTCGCTGA